A segment of the Doryrhamphus excisus isolate RoL2022-K1 chromosome 7, RoL_Dexc_1.0, whole genome shotgun sequence genome:
acaattcgccacctcactctgaagcagctcctgccctcttgcctttttattgaaggAAGGCCCTGGTTACACTACATGTCTCAACCGCCTGAAGGGTGGGGGAGCTATTCTATTCGGTTGAGACTGGTGTGTGTGACTATGTGACCTTGGTTAGAGATGATTCAGCCCAGCAGgtgttttctgttattgtgaGAAAGATATGAATAAAGTGGTGCGTGTGACTAGCAAAGCAAATGGATAATATGAGCAAGCCTCAAGCGTTTCtaaatatgtacgtatgtacatttattccaacatttccctcctgtttatccaATTTGCTATGTAAGACATCAGCCAACGATCACTTCTTTTCAGATTTTCAATCGTGGCTTCAAAACGCATAGAAAATTGTTACACTCCGAGTCCATGTGGGTTAGGTTTTCCTTCAAAAATCCCCAGGATCCGGAAAAAGATCTGGAACAAACCATGTTTCCTCTTCCTCGGGAACATCGTCAGAGTCCTGTGAGTCAGTGTCTgagtctctttctctctctttctctctttctctctctttctttcttggGAACTAGGATGTATAGTTCCTGTACGTTGAGTTGCAGGGGTGTAACAGCTGCGGCGATTGCACGTGTACACAATCCTCGAATGATGGGAATACAAATACATCCACACAAGGCCAGAACTAGGGTAAACCCCACTACAGCCAATGCAATTGTCACGAGTAGAGGCTTCCACCTGCTGAAGAAATCAGCGAAACCTTGCCACAGGGAGGTGTCGACTCCTGAGTGCTCTTTCATTTTGGCATTGAGGGACTGAAGCCCATCAAGCGCCTTGGTGAGGCTGCCATCAGCTGCAGTGTTGTTAGGTATGAAAGTACAACACTCTTCACCGAACAGAGCACAAACCTTCCCTTTTTCCGCCAGGATCATGTCCACGGCAAGGCGTGTTTGGTAAGCCATCAGAGAAGTAGCTGACAGTTGCTCATGAATAGCGCGAAATCCGCCTTCGGTATAATTTGCTAGCTTCTGTACGTTGTAGTGGATGTAATTGATTCGGTCAACATTCTTGTTAATTGTGCACCACCAGCAAATAGATGACTCCCATCCAGCTGCGATTTGGTCGACAATCTTGTATTCGTCCGGAACTCCTCTTGGGACTCCAATGGCATTGATGTAGGTAGGATCATTTGCAATCCATCCCATGGTTCTCTTTCTTCGCGACCACGCATGCGGAAGAAGTGTCTTGGATGTGGTGTATAATTCAGAGGCATTTATTTTAAGGATCGTTATAGGCAGCAGTAATGATACTGAAGCACAATAGCCTGTTTTATTGTACGGCAACTTGTCATAGATGGCATTCTGGCCACACCACCACCAGATGTCACTGCGAGAGAAAGGTTTAAAAGATACCTCCACATCAAAAACATCAATACATTGGGTTTTGTTCAGCTCTCCTAGTTTTTCGCCTTGTCCTACTAAGTGGATACATGTAAAATTGCCTGGAGCTACCTTGCTTGAAAATAATGGTTTCCTCCTTTCAGGTCCAGTGATGGGAAACACATGATCGTACAGGCTACAGTTTCCGGTTGGTGTAGATGTGTTCATTACATCAATCAAACATGCACCGTTTAATACGGATGGCACTATTTTAAGTATAGGTCTTGGTCCTAGACATACCACACAATCTTGCTTTGTAAAATTAGCTGCTTGTTCGGCCATCATGAGCCAATTATTTGCTTGTGCCGAAATACCTGTGAATATTGAAAACCAATCATCAGTAGTTTGTAGCACGGCTACCCTAACTCCTGCTTGTCGTGTATAGGTGCTCATTTTCGGTCGGTCAACAGAAGACATAGTTTGATTTTCACAGATGATTATAGGGAAGTAAGGGTCGGGGCCAGAAGCGTAAGCCCACAGTAGGAAGCCCCAACATGAAGTATTAAAGATGTTGCCTAACGGTTGATCATGTGGGTTGAGGTTGGTTGAACTGAAAACAAATGTCATACTTAATGTAGCGCCTCGCTTCTTCAACAGTATTTTGTTATGAAAATGTCTAGCCTCCACTGTGGTGCCTGGTGCCCAATAGTTGCCTTCCTGGGTGGTAATCAATGAGTCCCAACTTAGGTCTAACACGTGTCCAGTAACATACCACCAATAACTAGCATATGTCTCCCTTGACACCTGACGTCTATTTGAAAATCCTTTCAACGATAAATTGGGTAATTGGAGTTCGGTAGTCGAATTTGGGGCTATGGTCATACATATGGAGTTGTTGTATGCCCATCTAATTATCCAAGGTATTTGTTTGACATGTGCTTGTGATTTGTTAGGGTCCCCCACCCTTCTTTTCTGCATGTTAAGATTATTTTCCCATAGTAGCAGtgacattactattattattccgATCAGTCCTCCTACTGCTgctaattaatttatatatatatatatatatatatttttttttttatttttatgcgtCTGAGTGATCATCTTACCTGCAGGCCTGCAACCCCTCCTAATAACGCAACAGAGTTGTGGACAATCTTCACCGGTTTGAGACGACTGCAAACTAGAATTACAGCCCCCTTTGTAGCCGGACTTCCTCTGAAGGTCGTTGAGGAACTACAAATCTACAGCAGATACCACAATGCTATTATCATGACGCAAATAGGTACAGTTAGGGTAAATACTAAGATGGAGATGGATAATTTAGTCATAGTTtatcactgtaaaaaaaaattttttcttaaataccATAGCGTGGAATTATGTCTTTGCATAGAGCTTTAGCTACTGTTAGTGCATCTGGATGTTTTGTAGGAAACAGTTCTATCCATTTTGAAAATGAGTCTATTATCACTAAACAGAATTTTTTCCCTTCACTGTTGTTGAGTTCAATGAAGTCCACGTGTATTTCTTTAAATAAGTATTGTGGTTTTTAAAATTGGCCACGCCGAGGTCGCAAGCTGACCTGGGTATTGTGTTTTGTACACGCTAAACACGCtctacaaaaattttttttgaataagAATTAAATCCTACAAAAATCCATACgtagtaaagtgggtgttaataagaattaaatcctacaaaaatacaaaaatccatacgtagtaaagtgggtgttaatagtgtggcacATATCACatatccctcctgttgagacatgtgtaaaaccatggctcaaaaatagcgtcccacttatgcaaaaaaatttttttttttaagattgttttattatctgtcgacatattaacatttttgtccagggttgctttattctttagccagtggtcaatttcttgctttggactctgttgttatatgtctgccaggatctcaaagtgtactttgtactttgtaattttttctgtgttaagatggttcagttcctttagtgccgcTTGTTTAACCATTTTATCAGTGAACATATTTCCTAAAGATATTGGATCCGAATTATTTGTATGTGCcgtgcatttacatacagcaatttgttttggcaattTGCACTGCTTCAAGTAAAGTTGTTAATAATTctgcatgagttactggttttcccgttgatgttatcatacctctgttttgccaatattgtgcaaagatatgtactgttgaatatacatattggctatcagtataaattgtcaccttttgacctttcattaatttgcatgcttctgtaagcgctatgactgcatagcctgttattgtttttctttgaggaACCATCTACAAAATCACCCCTTTTTGTTAGTGTCCTTGTCCTGTCAACTGATGGCctaaatacttcactgattgcttacaaaattgtagtttgtctttactcactttatggCCTTCTTTCGCTAAATGGTGCAATAAGGCTATTGTGTCTTcttcacatgacttcctatcttgtgacgctagtaggatgtcatctacatataataatttctggcttccatttgggggttcaaacgtggacatactggccatcattgcttgtgaataaattatatatatatttatttgttttttattctttctgcaaacgtaaatgcgaacctgaactttctttctctatttgaatggagaagaatgccTGATGTCTACTACGGTGaaccatgtgacatctgttggtaaagaatttaacaatgtgtgtgggtcaggcacacaaggtgctctcGCCACCACAGTTTGATTTACaacttgtcctgtatcattctccatcccacagagagtggcacTTTTTCCCACTGGAAAAATAAGGATGTTCCATCTTGAGTTGTTACATTCTACTAAGGCTTTAGTTTTTAACAATTCTTCTATCactggttttattccttcatatgcattttagttttattaggtgtacttgtaattatactactggttcatcatttggttctggttgtatttgttaagacaagCGTAGTCGTGCTGAATATAGCTTTTTGGTTCCTTTTGTACTGGCCTTTGACACAATCGCGGGAGAAGTGACCTTCTTCACCACAATTCCAACATCTAGCATTGTTGGGATAGTTTTGTATATTCTGTCTACCTGTTCCTTTACCTCTTCCTCCAAATCTTCTCCGAGTTGGCATAACTCTTCTTTCGTTACCTTCCttttgtgtataaaatgtgtctgagtctttttctttcattactttttcttcatctttCTGATATTCATGAAGTAAAACTTCCCTTACTATCGTATAACTcttcctttttacaaccttcactttctgctctatctgttgtgtttctttttctttctgctgTCTTTCCTTCTCTTCTCTTTCCTGCCTTGCCCTTCTTTCACCTTCCTGTGTTCTTTTTGCCTGTTTTATCTTTGTTACTTTTTCTGCGTGTAAGGCATGGTTTATGTATTCATCTAGGGTTCCTCCACCCAGATTGATGTAATGTTTGTTCACCCAATTCTTTATTTCAGGTTTACTGCCCGCATGGAGTGCATTTTTTAGCTGCTGTTGGTATGGGCTGCCTTCTTCGTGGTTGACTGTCAAGCCGCTGTGACAGCGGAAAACTTGCTCCAGTCTTGCTCGATATTCGTTGAATGTTTCTGTTGCATTTTGTTGGCATCTACTGATTTCATTGTAATTGGCTCTCTTTTGGAAGTTCGTGTTAATTCTTTGGAGTAGTCCTCTCACTCGGAACTCAAGTTCACGTGAGTCTGGACCAACTGGTACTCCATCTTCCTGTGCGGGTGTATAATTCCCACGCACGTGATACCATTCTGATCCTAACAGTGTCATCCATACTTGCTGAGTCTCTATTCCATTGAGGAGGTAGGACTTTCTGAGATTTTCCATCTCTTCAATGCAAGTGGTTATATCTTCTTTTGGTGAAGTGATTCCTTCGACTGCCTTTTTAATATCATCTGTTGTCCAGGTCCTATAAACTCGTACTATGGGTTTTTCACCGTCATATCCTGCCCTTGGATTAGGTAGTTCGATAAGCGGGCACACGTCTATATTGTCTGGAGGCAAAGGAGCCATCTTAGGTGTTGGTGACAACATCATTTCTGCTCCTTTTACCAGTTTTTTCGACCATGTTCCTACACTCCCTTGTGACCTTGTAAAAGGCGCTGTTGGGGGAGGAGGTGTATATTGGGGAGGCTTTTCCTCCACTTTCTCAGTGTTTTCTTTTAACATCTGTCTTGCCTCAGCGTACGGCCCTGACCTTGGTGGTACGTACTCATCGTCCTCCTGTCTGTGAAACATTACTGCTTTGTCTACTTTCTCACTTGTCCTTGCCTCTGTTGCCTTTGCTGCTcttgctttttctctctcttcctcCTGCCTCTTCTTCTCCTGTCTCTCCTGTTTGGCTCGCCTTTCACCTGCTTCTCTCACGCCTGCCATTTTTAACCACGTACATGTCATCTCATACCcttcctttttcattttcttctcatttgagtcggttttatttcttattttttgttgtagttCTTTTATTCCCGAGACCGAAAGTTTCCCATAGAAATCGTACCGTTTAATCCACTGCGGTAAGTATTTTATTGCGTCTGGGTGTTGTTTTACTACCACGCAATAATCTCGATTTTTTAACCCGCAGATTAATTTATTGTCCTGTTTACTTTGTCCCTTCCCCATTTTGATCAATAGAGACCCAAGTTATGAAGACAACTCCTAGGGAGTTCTAATAACTGGGTGTAGTCTCCTATGGGGTGGTGTGAATTACCGTATTGTGGTACTTgtcaagcttctaccccggtgagggcggaCAAGTCTTGCCTCTGCTTCCACAACACGTCACCACTTTTGTCCCACAGTTTTGGTATGAAACAGTATCACTGAGTAGTAATACAATTTCCACTTACGCACACAATCACACGTTCACACTGTTACTTTTTAACCGGTTTACCTTGCCAGAGGACTCCGCCGTCCTTCACAGAATTTAACTATCTACTTTGATAGGCGAGTCTGCCCTCGCGCGGACTTTAACTGGTCTTTGTTTACCTGATAGAGTCTAGAATTGTCAGGGTTTGGTACACTTCTATTTTTCAGCACAGAGGACTCCGCCGTCCTGTGTAGAGTTTAACTAGTCTGTTTCAACTAGGGGCGTCTACTCCACCTACGGAATTTAACTGTCTGACCTGCAGGGTTTGTACTTcttctttttatactttttctcTATTTTACTTTTCTTCTAACTTTCattcttttaaacaaaatttgTACTCACAGTCTCTGCGTCTCTGGATCTCCTTCAACCTTCGGATCCCAGCCCGCAAGAGAGGGACCAGTCCCGGAAAGGGTCTTAATGCTGTGGCCACAGTCTTGCCTGGATCTCGCTTGCCCGCTGGGATCGTCAGGTGTCTTggaatccggctcgaaggaccaagttaatgtcaggtttaaaccctaGACATTATTCACCATGCTGTAaagaaagacacaaagacgtaaGTTggtttacttgcaaggagagtgatcaggaaccgttcagtaacaattcgccacctcactctgaagcagctcctgccctcttgcctttttattgaaggAAGGCCCTGGTTACACTACATGTCTCAACCGCCTGAAGGGTGGGGGAGCTATTCTATTCGACTGGTTTTATTCGAGACTGGTGTGTGTGACTATGTGACCTTGGTTAGAGATGATTCAGCCCAGCAGgtgttttctgttattgtgaGAAAGATATGAATAAAGTGGTGCGTGTGACTAGCAAAGCAAATGGATAATATGAGCAAGCCTCAAGCGTTTctaaatatgtatgtacatttattccaacagtaatgaaatggtaatgtaatgtaagggtaatggtaatgtaatggtaattataatggtaatgtaatgggaatgggaatgtaatggtaatggaaatgtaatgtaatggtaatgtaatggtaatgtaatggtaatgtaatggtaatgtaatggtaatgtaattttatgggaatcgtaatgtaattataatggtattgtaatgggaatgggaatgggaataggAATGGGAATGTAATGATAAtggaaatgtaatgtaattataatggaaatgtaatgataatggtaacgtaatgtaatggtaatggtaatgtaatggtaatgtgtggcaatgtaatggtaatgataatgtattggtaatgtaatggtaatggtaatgaaatggtaatagtaatgtaatgtaatgtaatgtaatgtaatgtaatgtaatgtaatgtcatgtaatgtcatgtcatgtcatgtcatgtcatgtcatgtcatgtcatgtcatgtcatgtcatgtcatggtaatggtttaattggatttgaatatgcatcactAAATGTGTTTGCGTGGGAAAACAGTGGTGACAAGTCCAGTGCCCGCCTCACTGATtactgccacctggtggccaATGTGGACTTTGACATCCACCAATAGGATGCCTCTTCTGCCTTTTATTTATCTTTGATTTCATTGagccattttatgcttggaaatatttgatttgattcaatATGCATTTCTTTACTACACTCCCGACCTTCGCTACCATGGTCCACGACGCTCCCTGTGACTGCACCGTGATGatgtaatggggggggggttagttcTCTCTTCAAGTCCCACAGTCAGCGCTTCCTGAACGCAGCACGAGCCGCCAGCAGAGATTTGAATGAAGTGGCCTGGACCTCGAGCCTTGTATGCCAGGTTGTTGCTGTGTCGCAAACACAACATGCACAACAGCGCACGTGTGCATGCTGTGACCTGGAAGCCTCCCTGCGGCCACCGCTAGCAGGCCTGTACTTCCTGCCTGCAGCGCCGCCGCACTCAGGGAGCCAAGTCGTACACTTCCTGTCACGGCAGCGGAGGTCATGTGACAGACGGTAAGCGAAGACGATGATGAAAAGTGTTGGAGCACCTGACCTCCGTTGGCCCTGCCCCCACATCCTGTCCCAACCACAGCTGATGTCGGTGACTCCGTGCTTTGACGACCACTTCCTGTGGAAGGAGTCACAAAGATGCTCTGTGGGCGGGAGCCAATCAGAGCACAGCTGCACACAGCACATGCACGCAAACACAACGAAAGCCAAACGACCTTTCAATCAGGACTTATCAGCGTTCAATCCTATCCACTTCTATCATCTCCATCAGCGtggtaataataaatacatgcagacatacatacataaacacatacatatatacatatatacatatatacatatatacatatatacatacatacatacatacatacatacatacatacatacatacatacatacacacatgcatacatacatacatgcatgcatacatacatacatacatacatgcatacatgcatacatgcatacatacatatttacatacatacatatacatacatacatgcatgcatacatacatacagatacatgcatgcatacatacatgcatgcattcatacatatatacatacatatatatacatacatacgtacatccatacatatgtacatatatatatatatatatatatatatatatatatatatatatatatatatatatatatatatatatatatatatatatatatatatatatatatatatatattcacaagCCAACAATGATTTCATATTCGATTTATTGACCTTTAATGTGAAagcaacacagacacacacacacaccagtcctCCCAGCAGTCAGAGCCGATGGTGGCGGCGCATGGAGGCCTACTGGGGCGGAGCCAGCCACAGGCGCAGCGTCAGGACGCCGTTGATGGCCAGCGTCTTGGCGAAGACGATACGGAGGACGAGGACCGTGAGAGAGACCAGGTTGATCTTCTCGTCTGCCgaggacacacacacttaaGTCACGGCGCGcgggctccgcctcctccacgTTCCACACTCACCTGGCACCAACGCGTCCCGGCACCGGCCCGGTCCGCTGTAACCTGcgatggcaaaacaggaagcggaagtgACGCGACTTCGTGGAGTCCACTGTGGAGCCGACTCTCCTCACCTACCTTTCTCACACGAGTCGGCGTGCTCGGCCGAGAGCAGCGTCACCTGATTGTACAGCGAGTCGCCCGATATCCGCACGCCGTGCGACCCCCGGAACACGTCTCCTTTCCCCGCCTTCTCCGTGGCGTTTTGTCTGCTGAAGCCGGCGGCCAAGCAAGCCGTCACGTTCCCCTCCAGTTTGTAGAAGGACGGCTCCAGGTCCTCCTCTACCACACAATCATAGAGCAAGTTAGCAAAGATGCTAACCACGCTAACGCCTGTGTTTACATTGCTGCTTCTCCATTGCAACCATGTGACCAAAACACAGCTTTAGCCTTCTCTTCATGGCTTTAGCACGGTCTCCGGTTTGGCTTCTCCTACATGTTCTTGAACGCCTCCGCTGTCAAAAACGCCATCGGTAGAGTCCACATGCTCACTGGCTGTGACCCCAACCAGAACCTGGTGAGAACCACTTGGACCTACTTGTCCGTTCTCACCAGGTTCTCCACCTGCCATTTAGTCAACATTAAACTTGGAACCACTTTATCATCTTTTTTTATCTTCAAATGTTCTGTTTTCATTTTCCCGCTTTTGAGTTCTACTTCACCTTCTAGCATGAAAGTAGAACTTGGGGAGTTCCACTGTTCCACAGTCTGGTTCCACCTCCAAAAAGTAAACGCCACTTGAGACATCAAAAGAACCTTTGAGTCCTCGCACATTCAGATTTCATCTGCATGACTTATGGTTCAGGTTCTACGCTCACTCGGGTTCTACCTGGCCGGTTCAACTCCTTAACGACTTGACTTTTACTCAAACTAAACAAATCTGCTGCCAGTTTGGGTTCTAGTTTACGTTCAAGCTTAAAAGTAGAACTTACTGTCTTCTACCGTCAGTCTGGTTCTgcttccaaaaagcaatttgttGATTCCTATCACACGCTGGTTGAGAACAAGAACCTCAAGAGAACCTTTGGGTCCTCACACATACCACAACGTTCTCATGTCAGTCACTCATGTTTCATATCTTTTTGTTCTACATTTTTAGTAAGCGACCACAATGTTCTCCTTCACATTCTAGCATGAAAATAGAACGTATGGACTTCCAAAAAGTTTTCCCAACATCTGttggaaggaatgaatgaatccaagtGGTTTTCTGTCCTTCACGTTCTAGCATGAAGGTATCGTTTGCAAACTTCCAAATCTGTCGACCTCAACAAGAACTTCATGTGCCTACACACATAAAGTAATCTGCCTTCACCCTGGTTCTCCGCTGAGTCAGGTTCTGCATGAGCACTAAGATGGTTAACAGGTTCTACTTTTGGAAACTAAACACATTTGCTGCCAGTTTGGGTTCTAGTTTACGTTCAACTTTCAAGCTGAGTTCTACTTTCAAGCTGGAACGTAAGCTAGAACCCAAACTGGCAGCAAATGTGATTGGTTCTACCGTCAGTCTGGTTTGACAAGAACTAATCTGCTGACTCCATACCTCATGAGAACCTCACACAGACGCCATCCACCTGGTTCCGATTCTTTGCTCAGTGAGGTTCTGCATGGCCAGTTTACTGACCAGTAAACTTGAAGATTTGACACTTGAAACAGAACAAATCTGCTGCCAGTTTGGGTTCTAGTTTATGTTCCAGCTTGAAGGTAGAACTTACTGTCTTCTACCGTCAGTCTGGTTCCGCTGGCAAGAAACAATCTGAATCCAGACACACACTGGTTGGGACCTCAACAGGAACCTCATGAGAACCTTTGGGTCCTCCCACACGTAAGAATCATCTGCATGACCAGTGGTTCAGGTTCTAGACTCTGTCAGGTTCCGCAAACCAAAGAAAAAGTTTTCCATCTATGTTCTTCTACGTTTTCACTCCATGAATCCAGTTTGGTTTTTCCTTCACGTTCTAGCATGAGAATGCAAACTGTCTTCTACTGTCTGTCTGGTTCCGCTTCCAAAACGTACTTTGGCGCTTCCAGACATGAACATGAAGAGCTTGTGACCTCCACAAGAACCGCATGAGAACCTTCAGGTCATCTGCATGACCAGTGGTTGAGGTTCTACGCTGGGCCAGGTTCCGCTTGGCCAGTTGACCCAACAGCAAACATTAAATCAGGAACAACTGCTGACTTTGGATTCTGTTCTGGAAAAAGAACTTACGGACTTCCACCGTCAGCCTGGTTCCGCTTCCAAAAAGTAATCGGTTCATTCCAGACACACACTGGTTGGGACCTCGACAAGAACCTCAGGAgaatatccccccccccccccacacacacacacacacatacatatgtgatCCCAGCCTGGTTCTTCACAAGTAAGAAGGTCTGATTTCCGTCATGGTGAGGCAGCAAAGATGTGGAACAAGGAGCATGAAGGAGGCCAGAAGAACCCAGTCCAAGGAGAACTTACTGCTCTCCACCGTCAAGCTGGTCCCGCCAGCGAAGAAGATCTTGTAGCCCACGGCAGCAttcacacaacaacaaacaccgCGACAAAAACACGCTGACCTTCAACCTCACAACCATGACTTGATGGTTTTAacgacacacatacacacacacacacacacacacacacataaacacacacgtaTCCActgagggtaaaaaaaaaaaggaatgactATGACCTGCTTAAAGTTCTTCAAGCGGTTGTCATGGTGGCTCCTCTTCTCATCTCCAGTCGAGCCGTCGGGGCttagctcctcctcctcagggtgggggtgggggggcgggggcgtggCCTACGTCTCCGGTGCCTCCAAGCGTTCCGTCCAAGGAGCCAACAGGGACGTTTATTGACTTTATGTTGTCATCTTTATTGTCATCTCCTGGTGACAAGACATCGTCCACGTTGATGTGGCGTAGTACGAATCCCAGTCTTCCTTTTTACTGGCAGGACTGGTTCAAGGGGAAGATGACGGACCTTATGGGCATGCCTTCTTTCTTCTCCCGTTGTCTGTTTACAGCGCCACCTGTTGGTGTGCTTTATGTTCtacatgatatatgatatattattacatgatatatgagtatatattattacattacatgatatattagtatatatcaTGACATAATATATGAGTATATATTACTACAtgatatatattagtatatattattacatgatatgttatattagtatatattattacatgatatatgagtatatattcttacatgatatatattagtatatattacaTGATTTGTGATTACATATTATTACGATATGATATAtgagtatatattattacatgatatatgatatgagtatatattattacatgataTGAGTATAtatgattacatgatatatgagtatatattacatgatatatgatacatatttatattattacatgatatattagtatatatgaTTACATGAtgagtatatattattacatgataTGAGTATAtatgattacatgatatatgagtatatattattacatgataTTTGATACATGAGAATATATGATTACATGATAtgttatattagtatatatgattacatgatatatattagtatttattattacatgatatatgatatattagtATAAACGATTACATGATATATGAGTATACGTATATGATTACATGATATGAGTATATATTATTACGATATATGAGTATATATGATTACATGATATGATACATGAGAATAtatgattacatgatatatgttatattagtatatatgattacatgatatatattagtatatattattacatgataTATATTAGTATAAACGATTACATAtgagtatatattattacatgttatattagtatatatgattacatgatatatattagtatagtatattattacatgatatatgagtatatatgattacatgatatatgagtatatataattacatgatatatgagtatatattattacatgataTATGATGAGTATAtatgattacatgatatatgagtatatat
Coding sequences within it:
- the LOC131132430 gene encoding T cell receptor alpha chain MC.7.G5-like, whose translation is MKRTLVCVLMAAWSLGSGAQMVKQPVGDVHAEQGDAVTLGCSYQSSGANDYIFWYKQEGRAAPEFILSRFKIGQGKTESRFEKRFSCSIDAGALQAPLEIQDVQMKDSAVYYCALQPTCVSGMNRLLFGSGTRLTVEVQEDLEPSFYKLEGNVTACLAAGFSRQNATEKAGKGDVFRGSHGVRISGDSLYNQVTLLSAEHADSCEKGYSGPGRCRDALVPDEKINLVSLTVLVLRIVFAKTLAINGVLTLRLWLAPPQ